One Spirochaetota bacterium genomic region harbors:
- a CDS encoding response regulator — protein sequence MLKILLVDDNKYVIDDVGGALESVGYYCIGETNPIKALELYKKGDFDAVIVDVKMPQMDGITFLKEIQTFNPNAVVIILTSYGDSDTFTEAMRSRAYAFFSKPAMDIRQLLDCLKKIEAA from the coding sequence ATGCTGAAGATCCTGTTGGTCGACGACAACAAATACGTCATCGACGATGTGGGCGGGGCTTTGGAATCCGTGGGGTACTATTGCATCGGTGAAACGAACCCCATCAAGGCGCTGGAACTCTACAAGAAAGGCGACTTTGATGCGGTCATCGTCGATGTGAAAATGCCTCAGATGGACGGCATCACGTTCCTGAAAGAGATACAGACGTTCAACCCCAATGCCGTGGTGATAATCCTCACCTCATACGGCGACAGCGATACGTTCACCGAGGCGATGCGGTCGCGGGCGTACGCGTTCTTCAGCAAACCGGCCATGGACATACGCCAGCTTCTTGATTGTCTGAAAAAGATCGAAGCGGCATGA
- a CDS encoding methyl-accepting chemotaxis protein translates to MNRGSSTVLAMLLAAAAALAAVVPDVRIRIALVVLFAVLFLIHVVLREMKSERAAARMQDAIHARDIALAAAEKHAEGLITLHDQRMHEISTRYRDLLGTHEECMGSMSSFLTPLSGTLTDKTRGIDVLMSQLTAVRKDIESTATMLSERFINISSRARTQAQRSSAVFNRLTGDNDASVLDEIKTVLASLTANFRENTLLTKKSLSSLDVIAEKATHVKDIIGSISDIADRTNVLAINAGIEAARAGASGKGFAVVAHEVRKLSTLSEHAVSDVRAIIGEMTSASENAYREVLNGVQKSSKDTDSAEATFDATLARINETIGFVRAELADMRRETESLAKDTDAVVIAMQQHDIIRQRVEHVIEPLSAFGAELKGLLGTVGDMGYSGEVARTKELESWLAGFYTMESEKEIMRRTLTAGG, encoded by the coding sequence ATGAACCGAGGTTCATCGACCGTTCTTGCCATGCTCCTCGCCGCAGCGGCTGCACTTGCCGCTGTCGTTCCCGATGTCCGCATACGCATCGCGCTCGTCGTACTGTTCGCGGTATTGTTCCTCATACATGTCGTCCTTCGTGAAATGAAGAGCGAACGCGCTGCCGCACGAATGCAGGACGCCATTCATGCGCGGGACATAGCCCTCGCCGCAGCGGAAAAACACGCCGAAGGGCTTATCACCCTCCACGACCAGCGCATGCATGAGATATCAACGCGATACCGCGACCTCCTCGGCACCCACGAAGAGTGCATGGGAAGCATGTCATCGTTCCTGACACCGCTGTCCGGAACGCTCACCGATAAGACACGCGGCATCGACGTGCTCATGAGCCAGCTCACCGCCGTGCGCAAGGACATCGAGTCGACGGCGACGATGCTCTCCGAACGCTTCATCAATATCAGTTCACGTGCACGCACGCAGGCACAACGGTCGTCAGCCGTGTTCAATCGCCTGACCGGAGACAATGACGCCTCCGTCCTCGACGAGATAAAGACCGTGCTCGCCTCGCTCACTGCCAATTTCCGCGAGAACACGCTGCTCACGAAAAAAAGCCTCTCCTCGCTCGATGTCATCGCGGAGAAAGCCACTCATGTGAAGGACATCATCGGGAGCATAAGCGATATCGCCGACCGGACGAACGTGCTCGCGATAAACGCCGGCATCGAGGCCGCACGTGCGGGGGCGAGCGGCAAGGGCTTTGCCGTCGTTGCACATGAGGTCCGGAAACTCTCCACGCTTTCCGAACATGCCGTGAGCGATGTGCGCGCCATCATCGGCGAAATGACATCCGCTTCCGAGAATGCGTACCGCGAAGTATTGAACGGTGTACAGAAATCATCGAAGGACACCGATTCGGCGGAGGCGACGTTCGACGCGACGCTTGCGCGCATCAATGAAACGATAGGTTTCGTGCGGGCGGAGCTTGCCGATATGCGCCGCGAGACGGAATCGCTCGCGAAGGACACCGATGCGGTGGTCATCGCCATGCAGCAGCACGATATCATTCGACAGCGCGTGGAGCATGTGATCGAACCGTTATCGGCGTTCGGCGCCGAGCTCAAGGGGCTCCTCGGGACGGTAGGCGACATGGGCTACTCCGGCGAGGTGGCGCGTACGAAAGAGCTCGAATCGTGGCTTGCCGGTTTCTACACGATGGAATCCGAAAAGGAGATAATGCGTCGTACGCTCACCGCGGGCGGATGA
- a CDS encoding response regulator, with the protein MGKKVLIVDDSPSMRQMVSFTLSEDGYEVIEADNGKAALGKLDGSALIITDINMPEMNGIELIKSIRGNDAVKFVPIIVLTTESEQSKQDEGKAAGATAWIVKPFTPEKLKETVKKTLG; encoded by the coding sequence ATGGGGAAAAAAGTTCTTATCGTCGACGATTCACCCTCGATGCGGCAGATGGTGAGCTTTACGCTCTCCGAGGACGGATACGAGGTGATCGAGGCGGACAACGGGAAAGCGGCGCTCGGAAAGCTCGACGGGAGCGCGCTCATCATCACCGACATCAACATGCCGGAGATGAACGGGATCGAGCTCATCAAGTCCATTCGGGGGAATGATGCCGTGAAATTCGTACCGATCATCGTGCTTACGACGGAGTCCGAGCAGTCGAAGCAGGACGAGGGGAAGGCTGCAGGAGCCACCGCGTGGATAGTGAAGCCGTTCACGCCGGAGAAATTGAAGGAAACGGTGAAGAAAACGCTCGGATAG
- a CDS encoding acyl-CoA desaturase, which translates to MRKLFSKIASTITQWFGSDYSVLADVPERKGIDWVASVPFIVFHLMCFGILWVGTSPFAIIFATAFYFIRMFGITAFYHRYFSHRAFKANRFFSFLFAFLGCSAMQKGPLWWAAIHRHHHIHADTPEDVHSPKIRGFLHSHIIWILSYENKRTRIEYLKDWLKFPEIVFIDKFALVIPFITAIAVFLTGHILHHVSPALGTNGMQLLIWGFFVSTVMCSHATFSINSIDHMFGSSRYDMPNTSRNNVLMAILTLGEGWHNNHHHYAITARAGFYWWEIDVTYYLLVFLSWFGIVKDIRPLPKEMRESGQLHSKER; encoded by the coding sequence ATGCGGAAACTTTTCAGTAAGATCGCATCAACGATAACGCAGTGGTTCGGCTCCGACTACTCGGTGCTTGCCGATGTCCCGGAGAGAAAAGGGATAGACTGGGTCGCGAGTGTTCCTTTTATCGTATTCCACCTCATGTGCTTCGGCATTCTTTGGGTAGGCACCAGTCCGTTCGCCATAATCTTCGCCACCGCGTTCTATTTCATCCGGATGTTCGGGATAACCGCATTTTATCACCGCTACTTCTCCCACCGTGCGTTCAAAGCGAACCGGTTTTTCTCGTTCCTCTTTGCTTTTCTGGGCTGCTCCGCCATGCAGAAGGGTCCCTTATGGTGGGCAGCGATACACCGCCACCACCACATCCATGCGGATACGCCGGAGGACGTCCATTCCCCGAAGATACGCGGTTTTCTCCACAGCCATATCATCTGGATACTCTCCTATGAGAACAAGCGCACACGCATTGAATACCTCAAGGACTGGCTGAAATTCCCGGAGATCGTATTCATCGATAAATTCGCCCTCGTCATCCCGTTCATCACCGCTATCGCTGTATTCCTCACCGGACATATCCTGCATCACGTCTCCCCGGCTCTCGGCACCAACGGCATGCAGCTCCTTATCTGGGGGTTCTTCGTATCAACGGTCATGTGCAGTCACGCGACATTCTCGATAAATTCCATCGACCATATGTTCGGCAGCAGCCGGTATGACATGCCTAACACCAGCCGCAATAATGTGCTCATGGCGATACTCACCCTTGGCGAGGGCTGGCACAACAATCATCACCATTATGCGATAACCGCCCGCGCGGGATTCTATTGGTGGGAGATCGATGTCACGTATTACCTGCTCGTGTTCCTCTCATGGTTCGGTATCGTAAAGGATATTCGCCCGCTCCCGAAGGAGATGCGTGAGAGTGGTCAACTCCACTCAAAAGAACGCTGA
- a CDS encoding sugar phosphate isomerase/epimerase: MIKDVPLGVQSYCFRNFKNNDEVAGMVKEIGLAAIEVCAVHADFKNPSVFQGVIDSYKKKGVAILTTGVNGISGNEAEDRKMFDFLKMCGAKYMSVNFGLDNLDQALASAEKLAEEYNVHLGIHIHGGKHWLSNTPALKWLFKKTSPRIGLNLDTAWALDAGEDPVKMIQEFKDRLYILHLKDFTFDRARKHTDVVVGTGNIDLDAVNKAITDIGFNGVAVIEYEGDAANPVPALKGCTEAIVSKIPFRK, from the coding sequence ATGATAAAAGACGTTCCCCTCGGCGTACAGAGCTATTGCTTCAGGAATTTCAAGAATAATGATGAAGTAGCCGGCATGGTGAAAGAGATCGGCCTTGCCGCCATCGAAGTATGCGCGGTGCATGCGGATTTCAAGAACCCGTCGGTATTCCAAGGCGTCATCGATTCCTATAAGAAGAAAGGTGTTGCTATACTTACGACCGGTGTGAACGGCATTTCCGGGAATGAGGCGGAAGACAGGAAGATGTTCGATTTCCTCAAGATGTGCGGTGCCAAATACATGAGCGTGAATTTCGGGCTCGATAATCTCGATCAAGCGCTTGCGTCTGCGGAAAAGCTCGCGGAAGAGTACAATGTCCATCTCGGCATTCATATACACGGCGGAAAACATTGGCTCTCGAACACACCGGCGCTCAAATGGCTTTTCAAAAAAACGTCGCCGCGCATCGGTCTTAATCTCGATACTGCCTGGGCGCTCGATGCCGGCGAGGACCCCGTGAAGATGATACAGGAATTCAAGGACCGATTATACATCCTTCATCTCAAGGACTTCACGTTCGACCGCGCCCGGAAACATACCGACGTCGTCGTCGGCACCGGCAATATCGATCTTGATGCGGTCAATAAAGCGATAACCGATATCGGTTTCAACGGTGTTGCGGTCATTGAATACGAAGGCGATGCGGCGAATCCGGTACCGGCGCTCAAGGGTTGTACGGAAGCGATCGTCTCGAAGATTCCGTTCAGGAAATAA
- a CDS encoding LamG domain-containing protein has product MKSYVLLFIAVIAVASAQTRPGRTNVRGKFQTNTSAARTEKPSAPAMTAYWAFDEGRGMKIRDMSGNKNEAEIMYVDDFNPWREGRSNQGLFLNGGKAYVDAGTSDSYHITDAISITAWVMLEGIPDAVNEPAIVSKWDKSADKCAWFLGTEAGYIAAGVCATGTNADALTTRMSMRVGERILNKWMHCAMTFDGTTLLLYLNGRAFGTNTYSEKKELFYDETTSVFIGRSHGDILEGRQGNADGTRCLRGVIDEVRIYPRALSAQEIGAMVLPFASELKAGGKK; this is encoded by the coding sequence ATGAAGTCATATGTACTGCTTTTCATCGCCGTTATCGCGGTCGCTTCTGCGCAGACGCGACCGGGGCGTACCAATGTGCGCGGGAAATTCCAGACGAATACATCCGCCGCCAGGACGGAAAAGCCGTCAGCACCCGCAATGACGGCATATTGGGCGTTCGATGAAGGCCGCGGCATGAAGATACGCGATATGTCCGGCAATAAGAATGAAGCCGAGATCATGTACGTCGATGACTTCAACCCCTGGCGCGAGGGGCGTTCGAACCAGGGGCTCTTTCTCAACGGCGGGAAAGCATATGTCGATGCCGGCACGAGCGACAGCTATCACATTACCGATGCGATAAGCATTACCGCGTGGGTGATGCTCGAGGGGATCCCGGATGCGGTGAATGAGCCGGCCATTGTGAGCAAATGGGATAAGAGCGCGGATAAATGCGCGTGGTTCCTCGGCACAGAAGCCGGGTATATTGCCGCGGGTGTCTGTGCTACCGGTACCAATGCCGATGCATTGACAACGAGAATGTCCATGCGCGTCGGCGAACGCATCCTGAATAAATGGATGCATTGCGCAATGACATTCGACGGTACGACGCTTCTCCTGTATCTGAACGGCAGGGCCTTCGGTACGAATACGTACAGTGAGAAGAAAGAGCTGTTCTACGATGAGACCACGAGCGTTTTTATCGGGCGTTCGCACGGGGACATACTGGAAGGTCGGCAGGGGAACGCGGACGGAACGCGTTGTCTTCGCGGCGTCATCGATGAGGTGCGTATCTATCCGCGCGCGTTGAGCGCTCAGGAGATAGGTGCCATGGTATTGCCGTTCGCCTCGGAACTGAAGGCCGGCGGGAAGAAATAG
- a CDS encoding methyl-accepting chemotaxis protein: MRITIGKKLAAGFAAVVIITLVYGGYNLIQLRSLQGMQDEGAQRASDALIAQEAAAMGAELYRVIADTIINKDFKESEKLWNVVKTEALGDITKIGEIVDTDAERNWQKESDRKLTEIITLYEKKILQAVIDGDMRLVRSLDDEMDTLIDEYQTPLEKIAESLGNEQKEADKVFDGSIMNIIIITIVVLLLGAVIAALIATFITRGITIPLNAAVNIAGTVAKGDLTITVEKKFLDMKDEIGTLANALSAMLNKLHEVVETVKNSAANVAAGSEQMSTSSEELSQGASEQAASVEQVSSSVEEVSSSIEEVSSSLEEMTATIKQNFDNASQTEKIAVKSANDARDGGAAVSETVKAMKEIADKVTIIQEIARQTNLLSLNASIEAARAGEHGKGFAVVASEVQKLADRSQRAAGEIGELSKKSVGVAEKAGEMLNKLVPDIQKTSELVAEISAASSEQNNGAGQINNAVQQINGVVQQVNSAVQQLNGVVQQNASSSEEVASTAEELSSQSVQMQDAIGFFKIGDEAESKRMLAWQHQQRTLTDNVKKPVAHLTAHVTPAHTKTDAQGGSAHGSKKPEAQHAKPFDASAKKGVTIDMTNPGDDEDGEFKKY, translated from the coding sequence ATGAGAATAACTATCGGTAAAAAACTTGCTGCAGGGTTTGCCGCAGTAGTGATCATAACGCTTGTATATGGGGGCTACAATCTCATACAGCTCAGATCGCTGCAAGGCATGCAGGATGAGGGTGCTCAGCGTGCGAGTGACGCGCTTATCGCCCAGGAAGCTGCCGCCATGGGCGCTGAATTGTACCGCGTCATAGCGGATACGATAATCAACAAGGACTTCAAGGAATCGGAGAAGCTTTGGAACGTCGTCAAGACAGAGGCGTTAGGCGACATCACAAAGATCGGTGAGATTGTCGATACGGACGCGGAACGAAACTGGCAGAAAGAGTCCGACAGGAAGCTTACCGAGATAATCACGTTATACGAGAAAAAGATCCTTCAGGCCGTTATCGACGGGGACATGAGACTGGTGCGTTCGCTTGACGATGAAATGGATACGCTCATTGACGAATATCAGACCCCGCTTGAAAAGATCGCCGAATCGCTCGGTAATGAGCAGAAAGAGGCGGACAAGGTATTCGATGGATCGATAATGAATATCATCATCATCACTATCGTGGTCCTGCTTCTTGGGGCCGTCATCGCCGCACTAATAGCAACGTTCATCACACGCGGGATAACCATTCCGCTGAACGCAGCGGTGAACATTGCGGGAACGGTAGCCAAAGGCGATCTTACCATCACGGTCGAAAAAAAGTTCCTGGACATGAAGGACGAGATCGGAACGCTCGCCAATGCGCTCTCCGCCATGCTCAACAAACTGCATGAAGTTGTCGAGACGGTGAAAAATTCCGCAGCGAACGTCGCCGCGGGCAGCGAGCAGATGAGCACGTCGAGCGAAGAGCTCTCTCAGGGCGCAAGCGAACAGGCGGCGAGCGTGGAGCAGGTATCGTCTTCGGTCGAGGAAGTATCATCTTCCATAGAGGAAGTGTCATCATCGCTTGAGGAAATGACGGCGACGATAAAGCAGAACTTCGACAATGCAAGCCAGACCGAAAAGATAGCCGTAAAAAGCGCGAATGACGCCAGGGACGGCGGGGCCGCGGTAAGCGAAACAGTCAAGGCGATGAAAGAGATAGCGGACAAGGTGACCATCATACAGGAAATTGCGCGGCAGACGAATCTCCTCTCGCTCAATGCATCGATAGAAGCGGCACGCGCGGGCGAACACGGCAAGGGATTCGCCGTTGTCGCGAGCGAGGTGCAGAAACTAGCGGACAGAAGTCAGCGCGCGGCCGGTGAGATAGGCGAACTCTCGAAGAAAAGCGTGGGCGTCGCAGAAAAGGCGGGCGAAATGCTCAATAAGCTCGTACCGGACATACAGAAGACATCGGAGCTTGTGGCCGAGATAAGCGCGGCAAGTTCGGAACAGAACAACGGGGCCGGGCAGATAAATAATGCCGTGCAGCAGATAAACGGCGTCGTGCAGCAGGTCAACAGCGCCGTACAGCAGTTGAACGGCGTCGTACAGCAGAACGCATCGAGCTCCGAAGAGGTCGCATCGACGGCCGAAGAGCTTTCATCGCAGTCGGTGCAGATGCAGGACGCCATCGGCTTTTTCAAGATAGGCGACGAGGCGGAATCGAAGCGTATGCTCGCCTGGCAGCATCAGCAGAGAACGCTCACGGATAATGTGAAGAAACCTGTCGCTCATCTTACCGCACATGTCACACCCGCGCATACGAAAACCGATGCGCAGGGCGGCAGCGCTCATGGATCGAAAAAGCCGGAGGCACAGCATGCGAAACCGTTTGACGCCTCCGCCAAGAAAGGCGTAACGATCGACATGACGAATCCGGGTGATGACGAGGACGGGGAATTCAAGAAGTATTGA
- a CDS encoding chemotaxis protein CheA produces the protein MDTSKFADTYRDEAVELLEKIERSLVALESAPTDAEIINGIFRSLHTIKGSGAMFGFTRISGFAHEFEALFDLVRKGTLAVSKEIIDITLAASDHIRALLADETSVTEDATARLTSQIAKFLPMKAAAPVIEKKAPAAALRTYRIRFKPAQDIFLRGVNLIPLFNELRAAGSAFISAVPGSVPLDEIDPEKCYTSWNIILTTSKDENAVRDIFIFVENGSEIKIECIDEEGSFDDGDYKRIGDILIERGDITREELADLLAEHKKLGERAVEEGIAEAHQVEAAAAEQAHVRKMREERRSEMARATIRVRSEKLDHLMNLVGELVTLQAQLGQTALSRDDLDLISMAESFERVIVDLRDTSMVMRMVPIDELFKGFIRPVRDLSHELGKEVELAMFGTETELDKTVIESLKDPLMHIIRNSIDHGIEPQELRTALGKAPKGTITLSAEHQGAHVVITVADDGAGLNRQRILTKAIERGIVKEGAELSGREIQELIFLPGFSTAEKTTNVSGRGVGMDVVKRNVEKLRGSVEIESSTSGTKMLLRIPLTLAIVDGLLARIGTDFYVLNLSNADECVDLTEEILSTGNGSDVINIRGDIIPYIRLRDMFKVESERTAVERMVITHHNGERVGLVVDDVLGQHQTVIKSLGRAFKGVGEVSGATILGDGSIALILDANAIISRQMRFRAETMRSDKGERTAESR, from the coding sequence ATGGATACATCGAAATTCGCAGACACCTACCGCGATGAAGCGGTCGAGCTTCTCGAGAAGATAGAACGCTCGCTCGTAGCGCTTGAAAGCGCGCCGACGGATGCGGAGATAATCAACGGTATTTTCCGCTCGCTCCATACGATCAAAGGCTCGGGCGCCATGTTCGGCTTCACGCGTATCAGCGGCTTCGCCCACGAATTCGAGGCGCTCTTCGACCTCGTACGCAAGGGAACGCTCGCCGTATCGAAGGAGATCATCGACATTACCCTCGCCGCATCCGACCATATACGCGCGCTCCTTGCCGACGAAACGTCGGTGACCGAGGATGCGACCGCGCGCCTCACATCGCAGATAGCGAAATTCCTCCCGATGAAAGCGGCGGCACCGGTCATCGAGAAAAAAGCCCCCGCCGCTGCTCTGCGCACGTACCGTATACGGTTCAAACCGGCACAGGATATATTCCTCCGCGGCGTCAATCTCATCCCGCTCTTCAATGAGCTGCGTGCGGCCGGCAGCGCGTTCATCTCAGCCGTTCCCGGTTCGGTGCCGCTCGACGAGATCGATCCGGAAAAATGCTACACTTCCTGGAACATCATCCTTACGACGAGTAAAGACGAGAACGCCGTACGCGATATATTCATCTTCGTCGAGAACGGCAGCGAGATAAAGATCGAATGCATCGATGAGGAAGGAAGTTTTGACGACGGTGACTACAAGCGCATCGGCGACATCCTCATCGAGCGCGGCGACATCACCCGCGAGGAATTAGCGGATCTTCTCGCCGAACACAAGAAACTCGGCGAACGCGCCGTTGAGGAAGGCATCGCCGAGGCGCATCAGGTGGAAGCGGCGGCGGCGGAACAGGCCCATGTGCGGAAAATGCGCGAGGAACGGAGATCGGAGATGGCCCGCGCGACGATACGCGTACGCAGCGAGAAATTGGACCACCTCATGAACCTCGTGGGCGAACTCGTCACGCTCCAGGCGCAGCTCGGGCAGACGGCGCTCAGTCGCGATGACCTCGACCTCATATCCATGGCGGAATCGTTCGAGCGCGTCATCGTCGACCTCCGCGACACATCGATGGTCATGCGCATGGTCCCCATCGATGAGCTCTTCAAAGGCTTCATACGCCCGGTGCGCGACCTCTCCCATGAGCTCGGCAAGGAGGTCGAGCTCGCCATGTTCGGCACGGAAACCGAACTCGATAAAACGGTCATAGAATCGCTCAAAGACCCGCTCATGCATATCATACGCAATTCCATCGATCACGGTATTGAGCCGCAGGAGTTGCGCACTGCCCTCGGGAAAGCCCCCAAGGGAACGATAACGCTTTCCGCCGAGCACCAGGGCGCGCATGTCGTCATCACCGTTGCCGACGACGGCGCAGGGCTCAATCGCCAGCGTATTCTCACGAAAGCGATAGAGCGCGGCATTGTCAAGGAGGGCGCCGAGCTTTCCGGCCGGGAGATACAGGAACTCATTTTCCTCCCGGGGTTCTCCACCGCAGAAAAGACGACGAATGTAAGCGGCCGCGGGGTAGGCATGGATGTGGTCAAACGCAATGTGGAAAAACTGCGCGGGAGCGTGGAAATAGAATCATCGACAAGCGGGACAAAGATGCTTCTCCGCATCCCCCTCACGCTCGCCATCGTGGACGGGCTCCTTGCGCGCATCGGCACGGATTTCTATGTGCTCAATCTCTCCAATGCGGATGAATGCGTCGATCTTACCGAGGAGATACTCTCCACCGGCAACGGGAGCGATGTCATCAACATTCGCGGGGACATCATCCCGTACATACGCCTCCGCGACATGTTCAAGGTGGAAAGCGAACGCACCGCGGTCGAGCGCATGGTGATAACGCATCACAACGGTGAACGCGTGGGGCTCGTGGTCGATGATGTGCTCGGCCAGCATCAGACGGTGATAAAATCCCTGGGGCGGGCATTCAAGGGCGTCGGGGAGGTCTCCGGCGCCACGATACTCGGCGACGGCTCCATTGCATTGATACTCGACGCGAACGCGATCATAAGCAGACAAATGCGCTTTCGTGCAGAAACAATGAGAAGCGACAAGGGGGAGAGAACGGCGGAAAGCAGATGA
- a CDS encoding STAS domain-containing protein, producing the protein MEAISVRNDGNGILLTITGEATIADAKRMREEFLSHLRVRHIALDLSGVTDADTTFLEIINAFRLSVTAAGGSLTITALSASVQELMRTCGYRLPSGRTTIAPAYRAA; encoded by the coding sequence ATGGAAGCCATATCGGTACGAAATGACGGAAATGGGATACTACTCACCATTACGGGCGAGGCGACCATAGCGGATGCAAAACGAATGCGCGAAGAATTTCTATCCCATCTGCGCGTACGGCATATCGCACTCGACCTGAGCGGTGTTACCGACGCCGACACGACGTTCCTCGAGATCATCAACGCTTTCCGCCTGAGCGTGACCGCGGCGGGCGGATCGCTCACCATAACGGCATTGAGCGCATCGGTACAGGAGCTTATGCGCACCTGCGGGTACCGCCTCCCGTCAGGCAGAACGACCATCGCGCCAGCGTATCGGGCGGCGTAA